From one Armatimonadota bacterium genomic stretch:
- a CDS encoding nucleotidyl transferase — translation MKAIIPVAGVGRRLRPHTHTQPKALMHVAGRPILGHILDELVAAGVDEAVLVVGHLGEKIEEFVRARYRIPVHFVVQREALGNGHAIYVARQHLDG, via the coding sequence ATGAAGGCCATCATCCCCGTCGCCGGAGTCGGCCGCCGCCTGAGGCCGCACACCCACACCCAGCCCAAGGCGCTCATGCACGTGGCCGGCCGGCCGATTCTCGGGCACATCCTCGACGAGCTGGTCGCAGCGGGCGTGGACGAGGCGGTGCTGGTCGTCGGGCATCTGGGCGAGAAGATCGAGGAGTTCGTCCGCGCGCGCTACCGGATCCCGGTGCACTTCGTGGTGCAGAGAGAGGCGCTTGGCAACGGGCACGCGATCTACGTGGCGCGGCAGCACCTGGACGGCG
- a CDS encoding HEPN domain-containing protein, whose translation MPARHEDWFNQAERDLQHARHARDAGDSEWACFASQQAAEKAVKALFQKLGAEARGHSVLGLLESLPSDLAVSEQMRDLARALDRHYIGTRYPNAHPEGAPYLYYTREDADIAIRAAEDILRFCAGHFSRPA comes from the coding sequence ATGCCGGCACGGCACGAGGACTGGTTCAATCAGGCCGAGCGTGACCTCCAGCATGCGCGACATGCACGGGACGCTGGAGACTCCGAGTGGGCCTGCTTCGCTTCGCAGCAGGCAGCCGAGAAGGCAGTCAAAGCCCTATTCCAGAAACTCGGTGCCGAGGCCCGGGGGCATTCCGTTCTGGGGCTGCTCGAGTCTCTACCGAGTGACCTTGCGGTTTCTGAGCAGATGCGGGACCTTGCAAGAGCACTTGATCGGCACTACATAGGTACGCGTTATCCCAATGCCCATCCCGAGGGAGCGCCGTACCTGTACTACACGCGGGAGGACGCCGACATTGCGATCCGCGCTGCGGAAGATATCCTCCGGTTCTGTGCAGGTCACTTTTCTCGACCGGCATGA
- a CDS encoding sugar transferase: protein MRSPREFRQPLQISERKVLLAFLDLALLNLALLVTLSVRLHFPLAAGTVAGRASWFVLLSGAWAIAASVAELYDLRLAARLPAGPIAAALAVVTADALYLTLPYVTPNLLPSRLTLLWFVGTTTVFVAAWRSFYALVLVQPSFRHRVVIVGAGRAGREVLAAMREQGRTEYVPAGFVDSDPTILGEEVDGLPVLGNHRDLPGVLEQAQVSEVVVACAGSADGDLLRALVKCQERGVTVTPVHRLLEDLTGAVPIEHADGNLHIALPLDRPSPALYDTFKRLADLVLAAVGMLAVAVMTPLVAAALWIEDRGPVFYRQRRVGRGGWEFELLKFRTMVGDAESNGVQWAGIKDPRVTRVGRALRRFHLDELPQAVNILRGEMSVVGPRPERPEMVAELEALIPFYRTRLSVQPGVAGWAQVNFGYADSVEDAVVKLRYDLYYIKHRSVLLDAQILVRTVGHVLRGGGHQ from the coding sequence ATGAGGAGCCCGCGCGAGTTCCGGCAGCCGCTTCAGATCTCGGAGCGCAAGGTCCTCCTGGCGTTCCTGGACCTGGCCCTGTTGAACCTCGCGTTGCTCGTTACCTTGTCCGTACGGCTCCACTTCCCACTCGCGGCAGGCACGGTTGCCGGGCGGGCATCCTGGTTCGTCCTGCTCTCGGGAGCGTGGGCGATCGCGGCTTCGGTGGCCGAACTCTACGATCTGCGGCTTGCTGCCCGCCTGCCCGCCGGACCCATCGCAGCGGCGCTCGCCGTCGTGACGGCCGATGCGCTCTACCTGACTCTCCCCTATGTGACGCCGAACCTGCTGCCTTCGCGCCTGACGCTGCTTTGGTTCGTCGGCACCACCACGGTTTTCGTTGCCGCGTGGAGGTCGTTCTACGCGCTCGTCCTGGTCCAGCCGTCGTTCCGCCACCGGGTGGTTATCGTGGGTGCCGGCCGGGCCGGCCGGGAGGTGCTGGCGGCCATGCGGGAGCAAGGCCGCACCGAGTACGTGCCCGCAGGGTTCGTTGACAGCGACCCGACGATCCTGGGAGAGGAGGTGGACGGGCTGCCGGTGCTGGGCAACCACCGCGATCTTCCCGGTGTGCTGGAGCAGGCCCAGGTCTCCGAGGTGGTCGTGGCCTGTGCCGGCAGCGCCGACGGCGACCTCCTGCGCGCCCTGGTGAAATGCCAGGAGCGCGGCGTCACGGTGACGCCGGTGCATCGGCTGCTCGAAGATCTCACGGGAGCGGTTCCAATCGAGCACGCCGATGGCAACCTGCACATAGCGCTGCCGCTGGATCGCCCTTCCCCTGCGCTCTACGATACCTTCAAGCGCCTGGCCGATCTCGTCCTGGCCGCGGTTGGCATGCTGGCGGTGGCGGTGATGACACCCTTGGTGGCGGCTGCCCTGTGGATCGAGGACCGGGGCCCGGTCTTCTACCGCCAGCGCCGGGTAGGCCGGGGAGGGTGGGAGTTCGAGCTCTTGAAGTTCCGCACCATGGTCGGCGACGCGGAGTCCAACGGCGTGCAGTGGGCCGGTATCAAGGACCCCCGCGTAACAAGGGTCGGCCGGGCGCTGCGGCGGTTCCACCTCGATGAGCTACCCCAGGCCGTCAACATCCTGCGTGGCGAGATGAGCGTGGTGGGGCCTCGGCCCGAGCGTCCCGAGATGGTCGCCGAGCTGGAGGCGCTGATTCCCTTCTACCGGACGCGTCTCAGTGTCCAGCCGGGCGTCGCCGGATGGGCGCAGGTCAACTTCGGGTACGCCGACTCGGTCGAGGATGCCGTGGTGAAGCTCCGCTACGATCTCTACTACATCAAGCATCGCTCGGTGCTGCTCGACGCGCAGATTCTCGTTCGGACCGTCGGCCATGTGCTCCGAGGGGGTGGTCACCAATGA
- a CDS encoding nucleotidyltransferase domain-containing protein codes for MRSALRKISSGSVQVTFLDRHEVLRALREMALGLPRTLPELESVVLFGSLARGEAVPGSDVDLLLILERCDLPWMERLVRYAVSPVAGVTVEVFPYTRTEVERMEAEGNWFIRQALREGVVLYQRSAGRTAAPESDA; via the coding sequence TTGCGATCCGCGCTGCGGAAGATATCCTCCGGTTCTGTGCAGGTCACTTTTCTCGACCGGCATGAAGTGCTCCGTGCGCTGCGAGAGATGGCCTTAGGTTTGCCGCGCACACTTCCGGAGTTGGAATCCGTGGTGCTGTTCGGCTCCCTTGCTCGCGGCGAGGCGGTCCCCGGAAGCGATGTGGACTTGCTCCTCATCCTCGAGCGCTGCGATCTTCCCTGGATGGAGCGGCTCGTGCGATATGCCGTTTCCCCGGTGGCTGGAGTAACCGTGGAAGTGTTCCCCTACACGCGCACGGAGGTTGAGCGTATGGAGGCAGAGGGCAACTGGTTCATCCGGCAGGCGCTACGCGAGGGCGTCGTGCTGTACCAACGCAGTGCGGGTAGAACGGCCGCGCCGGAGTCCGACGCATGA